GCGTGGGCACTCCCAGCTCGATGGAGTCGATGACGGTCCAGCGCCCCTCGCCCGAGTCGGCCACGTAGTCGGAGAGCTGCGAGAAGTCGGTCTCGTTCTTCAGCGCCTCGGCGGTGAGGTCGAGCAGCCAGGAGCGGATCACCGAGCCGTGCCGCCACAGCTCGGCGATCTGCGCCATGTCGAGGTTGAAGACCTTGTGGGCGTGCATCAGCTCGAAGCCCTCGGCGTAGGCCTGCATCATCCCGTACTCGATGCCGTTGTGGACCATCTTCACGTAGTGCCCCGAGCCCGACGGTCCCATGCGGCCCCAGCCCCGGTCGGGCGCGGGCGCCAGCACCTCGAAGATGGGGCGCAACCGCTCGACGGCCTCCTCCGGCCCGCCCACCATCATCGCGTAGCCCTCGGTCAGGCCCCAGACGCCGCCCGAGGTGCCCACGTCCACGAAATGGATGCCCTTCGCCGCGAGCGCCTCGGCCCGCCGCATGGTGTCCTTGAAGTTGGAGTTGCCCCCGTCGATGATGATGTCGCCCGGCGCGAGCCGTCCGGCGAGGTCGTCGATCACGGCCTGGGTGATCGCCCCGGCGGGCACCATGACCCACACGGCCCGCTGGCCCGGCTCGCCGAGCAGCGCGACCAGCTCGTCCATCGTGCGCGCGCCCTGGGCGCCCTGCGCCTCGACGAGGTCCACGCTGGCCGGGTCGCGGTCGTAGCCCACGATCTGCTGCCCGCCCCGCGTCAGCCGCAGCACCATGTTGCCGCCCATCTTGCCCAGCCCGATCATGCCCATCTTCATGTCTGACCTCCCGGCGCCGAGAGGGGGTTCGGAAGCGGTTCCAGCCCCGGGCGCCTGATGAGGCGCATCATACGCGCGGCCCCGGGGGCCTTTCCCTTCCTGAAGGGGAGGTTTAGATGAGCTTAGGCATTCCGACCTGATCCGGCGCGCTCAGCACTCGCCGCCCGCCCCGCGCACCTCTTCGCAGGTCAGCCCCTGGTACTCGTCGGTCCGGCGAGCAGCCAGATGCGGGTCCTGCCGGTACTGCCGGAAGTCGTCCTCACTGATTCGGAGCCGGGCCGGGTACTCCCCGGGGCCACGCTGCACCATGAACAGCAGGCAGGGCTCGCCGGTCCCCAGGTGCCGCCCCAGCGTGAGGCGCAGGTCCGGGAAGATGAGTTCGTCCCGCAGGTCCCACAGGTCCACGGTTCCCCCGACTACCGCTTGCGCCGCGCCGCCTTCGCCGCCTTCTGCTCCTCTTTCTGCTTGCGCTGCATCTCGCGGCCCATGTCCTCCATCAGCTGCGCGCCCTGGGCGTCCACCTGCCGCTGAAGTTCGATCAGCGTGGTCACGACGAGGTTGTGCAGCATCCGCTCCACCGGAGTCTTGATCCAGCGGTAGCGTACCCGGCCATTCAGGGTCATCGTGACCTCCGTGCCGCCCGGCATCGCCTTGAAGGTCCAGCCCTGGGTGAGCTTTTCCAGCGGGCCGACGTTTCGCACGCTCTCCCAGCCGCCGCGCATGGGCGCCTGGAGCTGACCGTACTTCGCCGTGAAGCTCAGGCCCAGCAGCCGCCGCGCAAACTTGAAGCGCACGAGCACGTTGTTGGCGAGTCGGCCCTCGCCGCCCTCGTACTCGGCGCGGACCAGGTTGGGGTCCCAGCGGACCCGCCGTTTGGGCTCCAGCGCGAGCCGGTACAGCACGTCCGGGCGCGACCGCACCACGATGCTCTGCCTGATCTGGATGTCTTCGGACATGTCGGGGGTCACTGTAGCGCGCGGGGGCGCGCTGTTAGTGGTCCGTGGGAACTGGGGAGTGGGAAGGGCTGGCGGGGGAGGCTTTGGCCTCTCCTGTTGACCGCCGGGATTGTGGTGCCCACGATCCACTGACCACTCACCACTGCCCACTTCCCCTCAATCCAAATACTCCCGCGCCCGCAGGTGGCTGGCCCGCAGGTTGAAGCGCTCGGCGTACTTCACGCCCGCGAGTCTGCCCAGCCCCGCCCGGCCCTCGCGGAACTGCTCGGCGGTCCAGTTCCACTTGTAAAAGTCGCGGTAGTAGCGCGCCACGTCCTCGGAAGCCTCGAAGGTGTCGGAGGTGTCCACGAACACGTCCGGGTAGGGGCTGGCGGGGGCGTAGTACTGGTAGAAGCGCACGGGCTCGCGCCACGCCTCCAGCCGGGTCACGTCCTCACCGCTCTCGACGGCCTCGTCGCCGCTGAGGTTGGGGGCCGGGGGCATGGCCGCGCCGCCGCCCGACTCGTTGATGATCTTGGGGATGCGGGCGAGCGTGATCGCGTCGAAGGCGATCTTGGCCGTCATGCGGTGGTCGGGGTGGGGGTGGTCGTCACTCCAGGTGATCACCGCGTTGGGGCGGAAGTGCGCGTACAGCCGGGCGAGTTGCAGCGCCTCCATACGGCTTCCCGTCATGCGGCTGTCCCCCATGTCGAAGAAGTGGTGGCGCGCCCCGATGCGGCGGGCCACCCAGGCCCCGTGTTCCTGCCGCACCCGCGTGACCTCCTCGTGCGGGGCGTCCCCGAACTGCGAGGCGAGTTCGCCCAGCGTGGTCCACACCAGCATCACCTCGTCGCCGCGCGCCGCGTGCTTGCTCAACGTCCCGATGCACCCGATCTCGTCGTCGGGGTGGGCAAAGACAGCCATGATCCGCATGGGGGAAAGAATAGCTGCGTGGAGGAAGGCCAGCCCTTAACTCCGCATGGTGTTGTGGAACGGCCCGTCCCAGGCGTCGAGGATGGAGCCGAGGTCGTGGGCACGCATCCAGCCCGAGATCCGTCTATAGAGGGCGAGTTGTGCGGCGTCGGCGGGTGTGCGGGAGACGGCTTCGACCTCCGCGCGCAGGGCCCCCACGTCCAGACCGAGGGGGGCGAGTCGTTCCCAGTACCCCTCCAACCTGTCCCAGTACGGCGTCCACGTTCCCGCCAGCCGGAAGAGGCCGTCGAGCAGGTACGAGAGCCCCAGCGTGGCCTGCAGCCGCGCCCCCAGCTCGTCGCCGCGCCGCCACGCCTTCACGCTGCGGTAGGTGGCGTTCAGGTAACCGTCGAGCATGTCCCGACCCGCGGCCCTGTGGGAGGGGGGAGGCACGCGCAGCGCCTCCAGGCCACGCGCCACCACGCCGCCGGGATCATAGACGGGACGGCCATTCGCGTAGCCGAACGTCCACCAGCCCCGGCGCTCCGGCATCTCCCGCCACCCGGTCAGGGTGGTGAAATGCACGTCGGCCTGCCCGCCGTCCGGGCCGTGCCAGGCCTCGGGTCCGGGAGCACGCTCACCCGCCACGATCAGCAGCAGGTCGATATCGGAGCCCGGCCCCGCTCCACCCAGCGCCCGCGAGCCGTACAGGAGCGCGCCGAGCACATCGGCCCGGTCCCCCAGCCGCACGTGGACCCAGTCCGGCAGGCTCACCGAATCCACCGGATGCTCAGCGGATACCGGTACGCCCGCCCCTGGTTCACCCGGATCACCGCGAGCAGCATCACCACGAGCGGAAAGGCCCACAGCACCAGGCTGACGGGGATGAAAAAGGCGAAGAACGCCGCCAGGCTCCCGAAGATGGCGAGGACGCCCAGCTCGGAACTCCCCGAGGCCGCGCCAAACAGACCCCCCAGCAACCCCAGGCTGAACAGCGCGAAGAACAGCAGCCCCACCAGGAAGGAGTACAGCCACACGCTCAGCTGAAAGTTCAGCGCCTCCTTGCCCTGGTCGTCCAGCACGTGGCTGCGGTCGCGGTACGCCAACCAGGCGGCGAGCGGCCCCAGCACGTTGCCCAGGGCGGGCAGCACCAGCCCCAGCAGCGGCGAGAGGTGGATCAGCAGCGCGGGCGTCCGCTCGGGCTCGGGGATGAGGCCCGGGTCGAGGCGCCAGCCCGGGGGAGCTTCAGTGCGGGGCGGCTCGGGGAGGCTCATACGCTTGACAGTACGAGCGAGGTCTCCCTACAGTTCCGGGGTTATGACGAGGCCCGGCGGGAAACCGCAGTTCAGGAAATCTCCCGCGAAAAAGGCCCAGGACGCCGCCCGCGACCTGCTCCCCATCAAGGCGGGCATCCAGCCGGAGAAGCCGGTCGCCGGGGA
This genomic interval from Deinococcus aerius contains the following:
- a CDS encoding SRPBCC family protein — encoded protein: MSEDIQIRQSIVVRSRPDVLYRLALEPKRRVRWDPNLVRAEYEGGEGRLANNVLVRFKFARRLLGLSFTAKYGQLQAPMRGGWESVRNVGPLEKLTQGWTFKAMPGGTEVTMTLNGRVRYRWIKTPVERMLHNLVVTTLIELQRQVDAQGAQLMEDMGREMQRKQKEEQKAAKAARRKR
- a CDS encoding nucleotidyltransferase domain-containing protein, translating into MSLPDWVHVRLGDRADVLGALLYGSRALGGAGPGSDIDLLLIVAGERAPGPEAWHGPDGGQADVHFTTLTGWREMPERRGWWTFGYANGRPVYDPGGVVARGLEALRVPPPSHRAAGRDMLDGYLNATYRSVKAWRRGDELGARLQATLGLSYLLDGLFRLAGTWTPYWDRLEGYWERLAPLGLDVGALRAEVEAVSRTPADAAQLALYRRISGWMRAHDLGSILDAWDGPFHNTMRS
- a CDS encoding PIG-L deacetylase family protein, which produces MRIMAVFAHPDDEIGCIGTLSKHAARGDEVMLVWTTLGELASQFGDAPHEEVTRVRQEHGAWVARRIGARHHFFDMGDSRMTGSRMEALQLARLYAHFRPNAVITWSDDHPHPDHRMTAKIAFDAITLARIPKIINESGGGAAMPPAPNLSGDEAVESGEDVTRLEAWREPVRFYQYYAPASPYPDVFVDTSDTFEASEDVARYYRDFYKWNWTAEQFREGRAGLGRLAGVKYAERFNLRASHLRAREYLD
- a CDS encoding DUF4870 domain-containing protein — protein: MSLPEPPRTEAPPGWRLDPGLIPEPERTPALLIHLSPLLGLVLPALGNVLGPLAAWLAYRDRSHVLDDQGKEALNFQLSVWLYSFLVGLLFFALFSLGLLGGLFGAASGSSELGVLAIFGSLAAFFAFFIPVSLVLWAFPLVVMLLAVIRVNQGRAYRYPLSIRWIR
- the gnd gene encoding phosphogluconate dehydrogenase (NAD(+)-dependent, decarboxylating) — translated: MKMGMIGLGKMGGNMVLRLTRGGQQIVGYDRDPASVDLVEAQGAQGARTMDELVALLGEPGQRAVWVMVPAGAITQAVIDDLAGRLAPGDIIIDGGNSNFKDTMRRAEALAAKGIHFVDVGTSGGVWGLTEGYAMMVGGPEEAVERLRPIFEVLAPAPDRGWGRMGPSGSGHYVKMVHNGIEYGMMQAYAEGFELMHAHKVFNLDMAQIAELWRHGSVIRSWLLDLTAEALKNETDFSQLSDYVADSGEGRWTVIDSIELGVPTPVITLATQMRFRSQQEVSYAGQMLSAMRRAFGGHAVKVLESARQETVVPEVQPGEHPAAAAPQNIPVEAAQPVPIGQQAEELGETGQQRVTGDA